In Natator depressus isolate rNatDep1 chromosome 22, rNatDep2.hap1, whole genome shotgun sequence, the following proteins share a genomic window:
- the APOC3 gene encoding apolipoprotein C-III, with the protein MKAQLLLTLLGLALLAAVAQAEAPAEEETVLKKVQDYVQHVAQTAKDTLSKVQESELAQQARDWVSMRAEDVHEFWDMLKDKFTALWEQQSPGQ; encoded by the exons ATGAAGGCCCAACTCCTCCTCACGCTCCTGGGCCTGGCACTGCTCGCTGCTGTGGCAC AGGCGGAGGCCCCCGCGGAGGAGGAAACTGTCTTGAAGAAGGTGCAAGATTATGTCCAGCACGTGGCTCAGACGGCCAAGGACACCTTAAGCAAGGTCCAGGAATCCGAGTTGGCTCAGCAGGCCAG GGACTGGGTCAGTATGCGTGCTGAGGACGTACACGAGTTTTGGGATATGCTAAAGGACAAGTTCACTGCGCTCTGGGAGCAGCAGTCACCTGGGCAGTGA